One genomic window of Centroberyx gerrardi isolate f3 chromosome 15, fCenGer3.hap1.cur.20231027, whole genome shotgun sequence includes the following:
- the lhb gene encoding lutropin subunit beta, whose product MVVPVSRVMFPLMLSLCLGALGSIWPMAPVGSYQLQPCQLINQTVSVEKEGCPRCHPVETTICSGHCITKDPVIKIPFSNVYQHVCTYRDVYYKTFELPDCPLGVDPTVTYLVAASCYCGRCSMDTSDCTFESLQPDFCMSDTPHYY is encoded by the exons ATGGTTGTTCCAGTCAGCAGAGTGATGTTCCCCCTGATGTTGAGCCTGTGTCTGGGAGCGTTGGGCTCCATTTGGCCCATGGCTCCTGTAG GCTCGTACCAGCTGCAGCCCTGCCAGCTCATCAACCAGACGGTGTCTGTGGAGAAGGAGGGCTGTCCCCGCTGCCACCCGGTGGAAACCACCATCTGCAGCGGACACTGCATCACTAAG GACCCAGTCATCAAGATACCTTTCAGCAACGTGTACCAGCATGTGTGCACGTACCGGGATGTGTATTACAAGACGTTTGAACTGCCCGACTGTCCTCTGGGAGTGGACCCGACCGTCACCTACCTTGTGGCCGCCAGCTGCTACTGCGGCCGCTGCTCCATGGACACGTCCGACTGCACCTTCGAGAGCCTGCAGCCCGACTTCTGCATGAGCGACACACCTCACTACTACTAG